The stretch of DNA TTTAAGATATATAACAGTTCTAGGAAAATTTAATCCTAGTTTATTTAACAAATCATCCTATTCAGTATCTCTGTTCTGCCTTCGGACGACGAAGTCGCCTTAGATTGTCCTTCGGCAGACGAAGTCGGCCTTCGGACGACGGAGTCGCCTTCGGTGGACGAAGTCTCCTTAGATTGTCCTTCGGACGACGAAGTCGCCTAATGGCGGAGTCTTTAATCGTAAGCCTCATCCCCAATCTTTACTGTTTTTTTGATGTTCATGGCTTTGAAGTGGAAACGGAGAAAGCTTCAAAAGCCAAGTTATCCTTATTTCACCCAGCCCTACATAACTTACCCGCCAGCAATGGCTCCGATGATCAAAAAAGGTTCCTCCCCGCTGGCGACAGCCGGAGGAAGGGGGGCATCGGGTGATGCATGGCTTAAATCCTCGGAACAAGCAAAAAACCGCAAAAATGGTCGACGGTGCTGGGTGACATGGTCGCGGATGGTTCCACCCAACATGGGGTATTGGGCTTCAAGTGTATCTAAAATGGTCCGCTGGGTCACGGCGCCCTGAATTTCCAGTTTTACCTCCGAACTGACCTTTGCTAGTATACGCAAATGTGGAGGAAGGACAACCCGGATCATGGGAGCGTCTGGACTTCTACCGACAAAACAGCGGGAAGGTCCCGGACAATAGGCATCCAGTTATCACCGGCATCAGCCGACACATAGACTTGCCCCCCGGTCGTACCGAAATAGATGCCACATGGATCTAGGGTATCAACCGCCATGGCATCCCGCAAAACATTCACATAGCAGTCTTGTTGTGGCAAGCCATTGGAAAGAGCCTCCCATTCGTTTCCACCAGTACGGCTTCGATAAACGCGCAATTTCCCCTCTGGCGGAAAGTGTTCCGAGTCACTCTTGATAGGCAACACATAGACGGTTTCTGGTTCGTGCGCATGCACATCCACGACAAAGCCAAAATCGCTCGGCAAATTTCCACTGATCTCGTACCAGGAGTCGCCAGCATCATCGCTGCGCATCACATCCCAGTGTTTTTGCATAAACAATACCTCAGGACGTGACGGATGCATCGCCATCCGATGCACACAATGCCCTACCTCGGCCGTTTGGTCAGGGATATATTCAGACCGCAATCCTCGATTGATTGGCTTCCAGGTCTTGCCGCCATCGTCTGTTCGGAAGGAACCTGCAGCCGAAATCGCAATAAAAATTCGATCGGGATTAATCGGATCCAAAATGATGGTGTGCAAACACAGCCCCCCAGCACCAGGTTGCCAAAAAGCACCGGTTCCATGCTGGCGTAATCCCGAAATTTCCTGCCAGGATTGCCCCCCATCCGTGGATCGAAACAAGGCGGCGTCTTCCGCACCCGCATAGACGGTATCCGGATCGGTCAATGAAGGTTCGAGATGCCAAACCCGCTTAAATTCCCAAGGGTGTGGAGTGCCGTCATACCATTGATGCGTGCCGGGAACACCCTCGTATTCAAATTTATTCCCCACTGGTTCCCAGGTCTTGCCTCCGTCATCAGATCGATGAACCACCTGCCCGAACCAGCCACTGGATTGTGAGGCATACAGCCGGTTCTGATCAACAGGCGAACCTTTCATATGGTAAATCTCCCAGCCGCCAAAAAAAGGTCCATCGACCTTCCATTGTTTACGTTGAGCATCTGATGTCAGAATGAAGGCCCCTTTTTTGGTACCAACTAACACTCTTATACTACTCATATGTTGTATTTTAATAGGTAATAGGCTTTATATCAGCAGTTCTTGCTTTAAAAAATCGCCATTCTTAAATTTTAATTGAAATGCTGATCGTTAAAAATACAAAATGTTTTATTTTTTTTCAAAAAAAACATTTAATTTTATGAAAAAAAATAAAATATGCTCACAAAGGATAATGAATAAGCTTTTTTTCGTAAAATTGTGGGTGATCAGCGAGAATAGCTCAGGTGGTAGAGCATCAGCTTCCCAAGCTGAGGGTCGCGA from Saprospiraceae bacterium encodes:
- a CDS encoding MoaD/ThiS family protein, whose translation is MRILAKVSSEVKLEIQGAVTQRTILDTLEAQYPMLGGTIRDHVTQHRRPFLRFFACSEDLSHASPDAPLPPAVASGEEPFLIIGAIAGG